The sequence CGTTCGTCAGTTGGGCGCCTGTGTGTGTGCTCCCGCCCGTCACGCCGAGGCAGCCGTTGCCGAAGACCGGGTGGAGGGAGCGGAGCCGGTAGGTGCCGTCTTCCATCGGCTCGACGGAGTAGACCGGGACGGCTTTGGCGCAGGTGGCCTGGTAGATGCGGCCGCTGCTCTCCTCTTCTCGTTCGGACAGGCAGAGCGACGAGGCAGCGGAACGGATGCGGTAGATGCCCGGCTGGGGTCCGGGGAGCGCGGCGCGGGGCGTGGCGGAGGCCGGAGCCGCACCGATGATATGTGCCGGGGCTGTTTCCTCCCGGGTGAGGCGCGTGAGCGCCAGGGAGCCGCCGGTCACGGCCAGCAGGGCCAAGGAGACGCTGCCGATGAGGCGACCGTGTGCCGGCCTCCTCGGTCCCGGAGTCGTCCCCTGTTCAGGGGACGGCTTTCCCTGGTGAGTGCCGCTTGTGTCGGTGTCGCCCGCCGCCGTGGTGTCCTCGGGGGCGGTGGTATGGGGGCTGCTGCGGGTCAGGTCGCGGTGGGCCCTCAGCCAGCGTTCAACGTCGCGCGGAGAACCACCGCAGGCGCGGACGAAAGCCTCCACGACCTCGGGGCGGGGAAGGGAACCGCGGCTGAGGGTACCGGCAAGGGTGCTGGCCGGGAGCGCGTCCCCGCGTTCTTCGGCGTGCACGGCCAGCTGCCGGTACGTCAGGCCTGAACGGTCCTTCATGAGCCGCATCACCACGACGAACTCCGCCGGAGTCCTGGCTCGCCGGGGATCGGGTGGCTGCTCGTCGGGCATGTCCGCCCACTCCCTCCGCTTTCCCCCGTGTTCGGAACACCGGACAGGCTCGCAAGCGTGAGCTGGACACACAAGAGCAAATCGAGCTGTTCGGGGCGCGGGATCGCAAATCGGGGCGGGGAGGGTGGGTTGCCCGTACTGGGACCGCAGGGGCGGTCTTCGACGCCTGAGGGAAGATTCTCTGGTTTGCGCCCTCTCGCCGCGTGCCGAGACGTCGGTGTCAACCGCAAGACGGGTGACCACTGGACCGGCGTACGGATGGTGAAGAACAGGAGCGGTGGGGACTGTGCCGACGCGCCGGTCGTCGACAGTGAACGCGGACAACAGTCCGACTTGCCCGGCTGATCAGCCCGGACATGTCCGGCACCTGTTCCGAACATGTCCCGGACAGGTTGTGTGCTGACATCCCCAGACCGAGGGAGCAAGCTCGCAACATCCGGCCCGACGGGAATCCCGAGCACGGGTAACCGTCCCACGTCCCTCACTGCAAGGGGAGTCCACCTATGAGAATGCGTTTGGCCGTCGCGGCGGCTGTTCTGGGTGCTACTGCTACTGCCGCTGTCGCCGTGCCAGCGACGGCGACTGCTGCTCCGTCAACGGTCTCTTCGTCCTGGTACGACACCAAAGAGACATTCAACAAGAGCGCCGCGTGCGAGCGCAGCGGTCAGTGGTGGAAGGACAACCACACCAACGTCATACGGTGGCGCTGCGACTGGACCTCGTCCAGGAGTTTCCACCTGTACCTGCTGCTGCGCTGATCCAGGTACTTCAAACGGTCCGTCCCTCCGTAAGAAGGGGCGGACCGCCGCCCGGCTGCCGAGCCCGCCTTCGGCCCTACATCGACGAAGGCCTGATCGGCGGCCTCGAAGCCGCCCGCACCACCGGGCAGCTGGACAAGCTGCCCGCCTCGCCCGCGAGCTCAACGCCAACTACACCGCACAGCGCACCTACGCCTGCCACATGCTGCTGCGCGCGATCCTCGGCCATATCCCACCGGCCTTCGGGCACCGGTCCTTCGACCACGTGGTCGAAGGACGTCCTGGGGA is a genomic window of Streptomyces sp. Edi2 containing:
- a CDS encoding RICIN domain-containing protein, with the protein product MPDEQPPDPRRARTPAEFVVVMRLMKDRSGLTYRQLAVHAEERGDALPASTLAGTLSRGSLPRPEVVEAFVRACGGSPRDVERWLRAHRDLTRSSPHTTAPEDTTAAGDTDTSGTHQGKPSPEQGTTPGPRRPAHGRLIGSVSLALLAVTGGSLALTRLTREETAPAHIIGAAPASATPRAALPGPQPGIYRIRSAASSLCLSEREEESSGRIYQATCAKAVPVYSVEPMEDGTYRLRSLHPVFGNGCLGVTGGSTHTGAQLTNDYCGHRGNAEHFQLQPAGHARYRLVPTHTGACTSIHGSPPTQWTPVIQLPCRTKDPKQLFLLDSRPPPTPAPSITNN